A single region of the Nocardioides sp. W7 genome encodes:
- a CDS encoding NADH-quinone oxidoreductase subunit M — protein sequence MNEFPWLTVLIAVPLVGAVVAPFLPKTNPLLAKQFGVAVAVLTLAVGAAIAAQYDVDGGMQLEEQHTWIEAFGVHYALGVDGLGLLLILLTALLVPIVLVAGWHEGDESPAAFVGWVLALEALSLAVFAATDVFLFYVVFEATLIPAYFLIGGFGREGRSAAALKFLMFQLGGGLVLLGSVVGLYVVSADQGSPSYLLSDLAELDISTEAGRWLFAGFFIAFAIKAPLFPVHTWLADTTEKATPGTSVLLVCVLDKIGTFGMLRFCLGLFPEASEWATPVVVVLALISIVYGAFVAIGQDDVLRLIGLTSLSHFGFITLGIFVFSTQGGTGSILYMVNHGLGTAALFLVAGYLIRRRGTTLISEMGGLEKATPVLAGLFLVAGLATLGLPGLSPFVSEFLVILAAFDYQWYVGAVAVTGIVLAAIYVLWMYQRTMTGPTAPEVEGTKDASLREVAAVAPLMVALVLFGFYPAPLLDVANPAVESLLSHVGVSDDPPTVDHADVPPHSYDEGEAH from the coding sequence ATGAACGAGTTCCCCTGGCTCACCGTGCTGATCGCGGTGCCCCTCGTGGGTGCCGTGGTGGCGCCGTTCCTGCCGAAGACCAACCCGCTGCTGGCCAAGCAGTTCGGGGTCGCGGTCGCGGTCCTCACCCTCGCCGTCGGCGCGGCGATCGCCGCGCAGTACGACGTCGACGGCGGCATGCAGCTCGAGGAGCAGCACACCTGGATCGAGGCGTTCGGCGTCCACTACGCGCTCGGCGTCGACGGGCTGGGCCTGCTGCTGATCCTGCTCACCGCGCTGCTGGTGCCGATCGTGCTGGTCGCCGGCTGGCACGAGGGCGACGAGAGCCCGGCGGCGTTCGTCGGCTGGGTGCTCGCGCTCGAGGCGCTCTCGCTGGCCGTCTTCGCGGCCACCGACGTGTTCCTCTTCTACGTCGTCTTCGAGGCGACGCTGATCCCGGCGTACTTCCTGATCGGTGGCTTCGGCCGCGAGGGCCGCTCGGCCGCCGCGCTGAAGTTCCTGATGTTCCAGCTCGGCGGCGGTCTGGTGCTGCTCGGTTCGGTCGTCGGCCTGTACGTCGTCTCCGCCGACCAGGGCTCGCCGTCGTACCTGCTCTCCGACCTGGCCGAGCTCGACATCTCGACCGAGGCCGGCCGCTGGCTGTTCGCCGGGTTCTTCATCGCGTTCGCGATCAAGGCGCCGCTGTTCCCGGTGCACACCTGGCTGGCCGACACCACCGAGAAGGCCACGCCCGGCACCAGCGTGCTGCTGGTCTGCGTGCTCGACAAGATCGGCACCTTCGGGATGCTGCGGTTCTGCCTGGGGCTGTTCCCCGAGGCGTCGGAGTGGGCGACGCCGGTCGTCGTCGTACTCGCGCTGATCTCGATCGTGTACGGCGCGTTCGTGGCGATCGGCCAGGACGACGTGCTCCGCCTGATCGGTCTGACCTCGCTGAGCCACTTCGGCTTCATCACCCTCGGCATCTTCGTGTTCAGCACCCAGGGCGGCACCGGCTCGATCCTCTACATGGTCAACCACGGCCTCGGCACGGCCGCGCTGTTCCTGGTGGCCGGCTACCTGATCCGCCGCCGCGGCACCACGCTGATCAGCGAGATGGGCGGCCTGGAGAAGGCCACCCCGGTGCTCGCCGGCCTGTTCCTGGTCGCCGGCCTGGCGACCCTGGGCCTGCCGGGCCTGAGCCCGTTCGTCTCGGAGTTCCTGGTGATCCTGGCCGCCTTCGACTACCAGTGGTACGTCGGCGCGGTGGCGGTCACCGGCATCGTGCTGGCCGCGATCTACGTGCTGTGGATGTACCAGCGCACGATGACCGGCCCGACGGCGCCCGAGGTCGAGGGCACCAAGGACGCGAGTCTTCGCGAGGTCGCAGCCGTCGCGCCGCTGATGGTGGCGCTGGTGCTGTTCGGCTTCTACCCGGCGCCGCTGCTCGACGTCGCGAACCCGGCCGTCGAGTCGCTGCTCTCCCACGTGGGCGTGAGCGACGACCCGCCGACGGTCGACCATGCCGACGTCCCGCCGCACTCCTACGACGAAGGGGAGGCTCACTGA
- the nuoN gene encoding NADH-quinone oxidoreductase subunit NuoN, with product MDFTKPTIEYAELSPILIVFGVAILGVLVEAFLPRERRYLSQVVLSSVGLVAALAATVWVGVDLAKVGDGAARGLVAAEGTIVVDGPSVFIWGLILVFAIGGVLLFAERRLEAGVSAFAGQAAALPGTEAERQASTRGLDHTEVYPLLMFAVGGMLLFPAANDLLTMFVALEVLSLPLYLLSGLARRRRLLSQEAALKYFLLGAFSSGFFLYGVALVYGYAGSMQLERIDAAVRGDVDNQVLLYIGMGMLAVGLLFKVGAVPFQSWTPDVYQGAPTAVTAFMAAGTKIAAFGALLRLFYVAFGADRWNWQPMLWIVAILTMLVGAALAIVQTDVKRMLAYSSIAHTGFLLTGVLGVQSATELSDGEITSLQAVLFYLTTYGFATIGAFAIVTLVRDSGGEANAIERWTGLGRRSPLIGGIFAFFLLSLAGIPLTAGFVGKWAVFTVALSAGAWPVVLVAIVSSIIAVYFYVRFIRLMFFTEPEGEVASVTSPSVLTSATILVGLVGTVVLGLVPGPVLDLAAHAGQFIR from the coding sequence ATGGACTTCACCAAGCCCACCATCGAGTACGCCGAGCTCTCGCCGATCCTGATCGTCTTCGGTGTGGCCATCCTCGGCGTGCTCGTCGAGGCGTTCCTGCCCCGCGAGCGCCGCTACCTCAGCCAGGTCGTGCTGTCCTCCGTCGGCCTGGTCGCCGCGCTGGCCGCCACGGTGTGGGTCGGCGTCGACCTGGCGAAGGTCGGCGACGGTGCGGCCCGCGGGCTGGTCGCTGCCGAGGGCACGATCGTCGTCGACGGCCCGAGCGTCTTCATCTGGGGCCTGATCCTGGTCTTCGCGATCGGTGGCGTGCTGCTGTTCGCCGAGCGTCGGCTCGAGGCGGGGGTCTCCGCGTTCGCCGGCCAGGCCGCCGCGCTGCCCGGCACCGAGGCCGAGCGCCAGGCGTCCACCCGCGGCCTGGACCACACCGAGGTCTACCCGCTGCTGATGTTCGCCGTCGGCGGCATGCTGCTCTTCCCGGCGGCCAACGACCTGCTGACCATGTTCGTCGCGCTCGAGGTGCTCTCGCTGCCGCTCTACCTGCTGTCCGGGCTGGCCCGTCGGCGTCGGCTGCTCAGCCAGGAGGCGGCGCTCAAGTACTTCCTGCTCGGCGCCTTCTCCTCCGGCTTCTTCCTCTACGGCGTGGCTCTCGTGTACGGCTACGCGGGCTCCATGCAGCTGGAGCGGATCGACGCGGCGGTGCGCGGCGACGTGGACAACCAGGTGCTGCTCTACATCGGGATGGGCATGCTGGCCGTCGGCCTGCTGTTCAAGGTCGGTGCGGTGCCGTTCCAGTCCTGGACCCCCGACGTCTACCAGGGTGCTCCGACCGCCGTGACGGCGTTCATGGCCGCGGGCACCAAGATCGCGGCCTTCGGCGCCCTGCTGCGGCTCTTCTACGTCGCCTTCGGCGCGGACCGTTGGAACTGGCAGCCGATGCTGTGGATCGTCGCGATCCTCACCATGCTGGTGGGTGCCGCGCTCGCGATCGTGCAGACCGACGTCAAGCGGATGCTGGCGTACTCCTCGATCGCGCACACCGGCTTCCTGCTGACCGGCGTCCTGGGCGTGCAGAGCGCCACGGAGCTGTCCGACGGCGAGATCACCTCCCTGCAGGCGGTGCTGTTCTACCTGACGACGTACGGCTTCGCGACGATCGGCGCGTTCGCCATCGTGACCCTGGTCCGCGACTCGGGCGGCGAGGCGAACGCCATCGAGCGCTGGACCGGCCTCGGTCGCCGGTCCCCGCTGATCGGGGGGATCTTCGCGTTCTTCCTGCTCTCGTTGGCCGGCATCCCGCTGACCGCGGGCTTCGTCGGCAAGTGGGCGGTCTTCACCGTCGCCCTGTCGGCCGGCGCGTGGCCGGTGGTGCTCGTCGCGATCGTGTCGAGCATCATCGCGGTCTACTTCTACGTCCGCTTCATCCGGCTGATGTTCTTCACCGAGCCCGAGGGTGAGGTGGCGAGCGTGACCAGCCCGTCGGTGCTGACGTCGGCGACGATCCTGGTCGGCCTCGTCGGAACCGTCGTCCTCGGCCTCGTGCCCGGCCCTGTTCTCGATCTCGCGGCCCATGCTGGACAATTCATCAGGTGA
- a CDS encoding polyprenyl synthetase family protein has translation MTPQHGSNLALPVTDPALEERLTARLVEVEKALYSHVQSRFPYVTEAASHLLDAGGKRFRPLLVLLAAEAGDRPGADEVVTAACVVEITHVGSLYHDDVMDEAALRRGADSANARWDNHVAILTGDFLFARSSELTATLGADAVRIQAETFTRLVEGQILETVTPGPDEDPLAHYLDVVAGKTGSLIATSARYGARFGGASREVEEALAAYGEIVGSAFQLSDDILDIASESAESGKTPGTDLREGVPTLPVLMARASTDPADTRLLELLGTDLTDDDRHAETLDLLRKHPAMDEARAYVVARAEEAKARLSVLPAGPVRAALESFADVVAVRSA, from the coding sequence GTGACTCCACAGCACGGCAGCAACCTCGCACTTCCGGTGACCGACCCTGCACTCGAGGAGCGGCTGACGGCGCGACTGGTTGAGGTCGAGAAGGCCCTGTACAGCCACGTCCAGAGCCGGTTCCCCTACGTCACCGAGGCCGCCAGCCACCTGCTCGACGCGGGCGGCAAGCGGTTCCGGCCGTTGCTGGTGCTGCTCGCGGCCGAGGCCGGTGACCGTCCCGGCGCCGACGAGGTGGTCACCGCCGCCTGCGTCGTGGAGATCACCCACGTCGGCTCGCTCTACCACGACGACGTCATGGACGAGGCCGCGCTGCGCCGCGGTGCCGACTCCGCGAACGCCCGCTGGGACAACCACGTCGCGATCCTGACCGGCGACTTCCTGTTCGCCCGCTCCTCGGAGCTGACCGCGACGCTCGGCGCCGACGCGGTCCGGATCCAGGCCGAGACGTTCACCCGGCTCGTCGAGGGCCAGATCCTCGAGACCGTGACCCCCGGTCCGGACGAGGACCCGCTGGCCCACTACCTCGACGTCGTCGCCGGCAAGACCGGCTCGCTGATCGCCACCTCGGCCCGCTACGGCGCCCGGTTCGGCGGCGCGAGCCGCGAGGTCGAGGAGGCGTTGGCGGCGTACGGCGAGATCGTCGGCTCGGCCTTCCAGCTCTCCGACGACATCCTCGACATCGCCTCCGAGTCCGCGGAGTCGGGCAAGACGCCCGGCACCGACCTGCGCGAGGGGGTGCCGACGCTGCCGGTGCTGATGGCGCGGGCCTCGACCGACCCGGCCGACACCCGGCTGCTGGAGCTGCTCGGCACCGACCTCACCGACGACGACCGGCACGCCGAGACGCTCGACCTGCTGCGCAAGCACCCCGCGATGGACGAGGCGCGTGCCTACGTCGTCGCCCGGGCCGAGGAGGCCAAGGCGCGCCTCTCCGTCCTTCCCGCGGGCCCGGTCCGGGCCGCCCTGGAGTCCTTCGCCGACGTCGTGGCGGTCCGCTCCGCCTAG
- a CDS encoding PhoX family phosphatase has product MSVTPGHLPDETPAPARRTLPLLPSGPHGSRSRMTCLHRCGNACDHPEPNTSANSHVREEISKVVQRRSVLQGAAVGVGALLVGGFTAGEAAAGHGHGGRPGHRPSGQLSRATFTSVPPNKQDAIVVPDGFRHHVVARWGDPVVAGAPRFNAWRQTPEAAAKQFGFNCDYVGLVHPGDRSGRMLLVVNHEYTTADLMFPAGVYDDATKIRIEMQNHGMSVLGVAPGRSRGSWVPVDPRRSRQNRRITIDTEFELTGPAAGHRQLRTTSDPTGRKVLGTLNNCAGGTTPWGTVLSGEENFNQYFDASGPLDPAYAASYARYGISGSGRGWSSVDPRFDLTTDPHEPFRFGWVVELDPTDPDSTPRKHTMLGRFKHEGANVAIARDGRAVAYLGDDERGDYLYKFVSRDRFDPRKTRRAKAHNLTLLEHGTLYVAKLTGDGTADGVYDGTGTWIPLASDTRSYVPGMSVAEVLIHTRLAADKVSPTRMDRPEDVEPNPVNGKVYLALTNNSNRGSASQPADEANPLTSSQTRPALGAPLRTQSGNRNGYVLEFTEARDDHAAKTFAWNLFLVCGDPAAQETYFGGFDKSQVSPISCPDNVAFDPAGNLWISTDGNVLGSNDGVFRVPVAGRSRGHVQQFATVPLGAEACGPLISPDGRSLFIAVQHPGEVDVATFESPASTWPHTDAFPRPSVVVAYQDR; this is encoded by the coding sequence ATGTCAGTTACGCCCGGACACCTGCCCGACGAGACGCCGGCGCCCGCCCGCCGTACCCTCCCCCTCCTCCCCTCCGGCCCGCACGGGTCGCGCAGCCGGATGACCTGCCTGCACCGCTGCGGCAACGCCTGCGACCACCCGGAGCCCAACACCTCCGCCAACAGCCACGTGCGCGAGGAGATCAGCAAGGTGGTGCAGCGCCGCTCCGTCCTGCAGGGCGCGGCGGTCGGCGTCGGCGCGCTGCTCGTCGGCGGCTTCACCGCCGGCGAGGCCGCAGCCGGGCACGGCCACGGTGGTCGCCCCGGGCACAGGCCCTCCGGCCAGCTGTCGCGTGCGACGTTCACCTCCGTGCCCCCGAACAAGCAGGACGCGATCGTCGTCCCCGACGGCTTCCGCCACCACGTGGTCGCCCGCTGGGGCGACCCCGTCGTCGCCGGCGCCCCCCGCTTCAACGCCTGGCGGCAGACGCCGGAGGCGGCGGCCAAGCAGTTCGGGTTCAACTGCGACTACGTCGGGCTGGTGCACCCCGGCGACCGCTCCGGCCGGATGCTGCTCGTGGTCAACCACGAGTACACGACTGCGGACCTGATGTTCCCCGCCGGCGTCTACGACGACGCGACCAAGATCCGCATCGAGATGCAGAACCACGGCATGTCCGTCCTGGGCGTCGCGCCGGGCCGCTCCCGGGGCTCCTGGGTCCCGGTCGACCCGCGCCGGTCGCGGCAGAACCGCCGGATCACGATCGACACCGAGTTCGAGCTCACCGGCCCCGCGGCCGGCCACCGGCAGCTGCGGACGACCTCGGACCCGACCGGCCGGAAGGTCCTCGGCACGCTCAACAACTGCGCCGGCGGCACCACCCCCTGGGGCACGGTCTTGTCGGGCGAGGAGAACTTCAACCAGTACTTCGACGCGTCCGGTCCGCTCGACCCGGCGTACGCCGCGTCGTACGCCCGCTACGGCATCAGCGGCAGCGGCCGGGGCTGGTCGTCCGTCGACCCGCGCTTCGACCTCACCACCGACCCGCACGAGCCGTTCCGGTTCGGCTGGGTGGTCGAGCTCGACCCGACCGACCCCGACTCGACCCCGCGCAAGCACACCATGCTCGGTCGGTTCAAGCACGAGGGTGCCAACGTGGCGATAGCGCGTGACGGCCGCGCGGTGGCCTACCTGGGCGACGACGAGCGCGGTGACTACCTCTACAAGTTCGTCTCCCGTGACCGCTTCGACCCGCGCAAGACCCGTCGGGCCAAGGCGCACAACCTGACGCTGCTCGAGCACGGGACGCTGTACGTCGCGAAGCTCACGGGCGACGGCACCGCGGACGGCGTGTACGACGGCACCGGGACGTGGATCCCGCTCGCGTCGGACACCAGGTCGTACGTGCCCGGCATGAGCGTGGCCGAGGTGCTCATCCACACCCGGCTCGCGGCCGACAAGGTGTCGCCGACGAGGATGGACCGGCCCGAGGACGTCGAGCCCAACCCGGTGAACGGCAAGGTCTACCTCGCGCTCACCAACAACTCCAACCGCGGCAGCGCCTCGCAGCCGGCCGACGAGGCCAATCCGCTCACGTCGTCGCAGACCCGGCCGGCGCTCGGAGCGCCGCTGCGGACCCAGTCGGGCAACCGCAACGGCTACGTCCTCGAGTTCACCGAGGCCCGCGACGACCACGCCGCCAAGACGTTCGCCTGGAACCTCTTCCTCGTCTGCGGCGACCCGGCGGCGCAGGAGACCTACTTCGGCGGCTTCGACAAGTCCCAGGTCAGCCCGATCAGCTGCCCGGACAACGTCGCCTTCGACCCGGCCGGCAACCTCTGGATCTCCACCGACGGCAACGTGCTCGGCTCCAACGACGGCGTCTTCCGGGTGCCGGTCGCGGGCCGCTCCCGCGGTCATGTCCAGCAGTTCGCCACCGTGCCGCTCGGTGCGGAGGCGTGCGGGCCGCTCATCTCCCCCGACGGCCGGTCACTCTTCATCGCGGTCCAGCACCCCGGAGAGGTCGACGTCGCGACCTTCGAGTCCCCCGCCAGCACCTGGCCGCACACCGACGCCTTCCCCCGCCCCTCGGTGGTCGTCGCCTACCAGGACCGCTGA
- the rarD gene encoding EamA family transporter RarD: MAEQRRGFFFGVAAYTMWGVFPLYFPLLEPAGAVEILAHRIVWSALVMGVLVLVLHRTSQFRALVADRRTLLVLTVAASVLAVNWCTYIWGVNNGKVVETSLGYFINPLVTVLFAVVLLGERLRRQQWVAVGIATLAVAVLTWDYGRLPWVALVLACSFGVYGLAKKTANAGAVESLALESLLLAPLAGAYLVWLVMSGGSTFASDGLGHSLLLASAGVVTAVPLICFGAAATRVSMVTLGLLQYLAPIFQFALGVLWYHEDMPAGRWAGFVLVWIALALFTVEAIGHRRRQLRLAVEASAA, from the coding sequence GTGGCGGAGCAACGGCGGGGATTCTTCTTCGGCGTCGCCGCGTACACCATGTGGGGCGTCTTCCCGCTCTACTTCCCGCTGCTGGAGCCCGCCGGCGCGGTCGAGATCCTCGCCCACCGGATCGTGTGGTCCGCGCTGGTCATGGGCGTCCTGGTGCTGGTGCTCCACCGGACCTCGCAGTTCCGCGCACTGGTCGCCGACCGCCGGACCCTGCTCGTGCTCACCGTGGCCGCCTCGGTGCTCGCGGTGAACTGGTGCACCTACATCTGGGGCGTCAACAACGGCAAGGTCGTCGAGACGTCGCTGGGCTACTTCATCAACCCGCTCGTCACGGTGCTGTTCGCCGTGGTGCTGCTCGGTGAGCGGCTTCGCCGCCAGCAGTGGGTGGCGGTCGGGATCGCGACGCTCGCGGTCGCCGTCCTCACCTGGGACTACGGCCGGCTCCCGTGGGTCGCGCTCGTGCTCGCGTGCTCGTTCGGCGTCTACGGACTTGCCAAGAAGACCGCGAACGCCGGGGCCGTCGAGTCCCTCGCGCTCGAGTCACTGCTGCTCGCGCCACTGGCCGGCGCCTACCTGGTGTGGCTCGTCATGAGCGGAGGGTCCACCTTCGCATCGGACGGTCTCGGCCACAGCCTGCTCCTCGCCTCCGCCGGTGTCGTCACCGCGGTGCCGCTGATCTGCTTCGGCGCGGCCGCGACGCGCGTGTCCATGGTGACCCTCGGGCTGTTGCAATACCTCGCGCCGATCTTCCAGTTCGCCCTCGGGGTGCTGTGGTACCACGAGGACATGCCCGCCGGGCGGTGGGCAGGGTTCGTGCTGGTCTGGATCGCCCTGGCCCTCTTCACCGTCGAGGCCATCGGCCACCGGCGGCGTCAGCTGCGGCTCGCGGTCGAGGCCAGCGCGGCCTGA